A region of the Candidatus Methylomirabilota bacterium genome:
CTATCCCGAGGTCATCCCCGAAGGACTGCGGATGCTGCGGGGCGGCGGCTGCTACCTCGAGGTGGGCAGCATCGCGCCCGGCAACATCTTCAGCTACGACGCCACCGCCCTCGTCCGCGGCAACTCGCGGCTCGTGGCCACATCCAATTACTCACCGTGGGCGCTCGAGCAGTCCCTCGCTTTCCTTCGGCGCAATCTCAAG
Encoded here:
- a CDS encoding zinc-binding alcohol dehydrogenase — encoded protein: YPEVIPEGLRMLRGGGCYLEVGSIAPGNIFSYDATALVRGNSRLVATSNYSPWALEQSLAFLRRNLKRFPFERLISHVFPLERISEGFQQADWMQRQGAPHEKISRAAIAM